AGGCCAAGGAGGCCTACGAGATACTCTCCGAGCCGCAAAAGCGTGCCGCCTACGACCAGTACGGCCACGCCGGGGTCGACCCGCAGGCCGGCATGGGTGGGGGTGGTTTTGGTGGCGGCGGCTTTGCCGACGCGTTCTCCGACATCTTCGGCGATATCTTCGGTGGTGGCCGTGGCGGCGGCGCAGGTGGGCGTTCCAACGTCTACCGCGGCGCCGACCTGCGCTACAACATGGAGATCACGCTGGAAGAGGCCGCGCGCGGCGTCGAGAAGCAGATCAAGATCCCGTCGCACGAGGAGTGCGACAACTGCCACGGCACCGGCGCCAAGCCCGGTACCGAGGCCAAGACCTGCCACACCTGCGGCGGCCATGGCCAGGTGCGCGTGTCGCAGGGCTTCTTCAGCATCCAGCAGACCTGCCCCACCTGCCATGGCTCGGGCAAGTACATCCCCGATCCGTGCCGCAAGTGCGGTGGCAGTGGCCGTGTGCAGACGCACAAGACACTGGCGGTGAAGATCCCCGCCGGCGTGGACGAGGGCGATCGTATCCGCCTTTCCGGTGAAGGCGAGCCGGGCGTGAACGGTGGCCCACCGGGCGACCTTTACGTGGTGGTGCACCTCAAGCCGCACGGCGTGTTCGAGCGCGAAGGCAGTGACCTGCATTGCGAGATGCCGATCAGCATCACCGTGGC
This region of Chitinolyticbacter meiyuanensis genomic DNA includes:
- the dnaJ gene encoding molecular chaperone DnaJ; the encoded protein is MSKKDFYDVLGVNRDASDDDIKKAYRKLAMKYHPDRNPDSKEAEEKFKEAKEAYEILSEPQKRAAYDQYGHAGVDPQAGMGGGGFGGGGFADAFSDIFGDIFGGGRGGGAGGRSNVYRGADLRYNMEITLEEAARGVEKQIKIPSHEECDNCHGTGAKPGTEAKTCHTCGGHGQVRVSQGFFSIQQTCPTCHGSGKYIPDPCRKCGGSGRVQTHKTLAVKIPAGVDEGDRIRLSGEGEPGVNGGPPGDLYVVVHLKPHGVFEREGSDLHCEMPISITVAALGGEIEIPTLDGKARISIPAGTQTGQVFRLRGKGIKGVRSAVNGDLMCHVVLETPVNLTSRQKELLREFEEISAGDSAKHNPRAKSFMDKVKDFFS